From the genome of Podospora bellae-mahoneyi strain CBS 112042 chromosome 2, whole genome shotgun sequence:
ctCTAAACACCGTACTCGGGTGCTCCTCGAGCGGCATCGCCAATTGACTAGGATCCAGCTCAGGGTTCTCCAGCCCGTCCCAGACAGAGGTTATATCCAGAGTGTCAGTTCTCAGCCGTAGCCGCAACGAGCCGTGCATGTTAGCTGATAACTCCAACTTTGGGTCCTTGGTCACGATGTTGttgtgggaagaggaggaggtagaaGCGGCAGTCATAGCAAGCTTGGTGAACCGATCGGAGATTGCtttgagctggaggagggggggaagttgGATGTGGACGTCTGGCTCGCGGACTTTGGGCTGCATGATTGTTTCTACTGTGTCTGGGTGCAGGACGCGGACGGGGATGTCCTGGGTGATGATCTTTTCGCGTTCTCGTCTCATTTGGAGTTCAAGGGGTTCagtggggaagggggagggggtgttgaaggggtcgttgtcgtcgtcgtcggcggcgGATCTGGAATGAGGGGCTGCTGGGTTGGGACCCCCGGAATCTTTGGTCATTGTGTGGATTACCATCGATAACATCGGGGCGCCGTCCTTTTTTGTGAGGCGGAGGTTGGCGTTGTGGGAGTTGATGGCGGAGCGGAGGGCTCgttggaggggggcgagggggagctcgaggttgatggtgttggctggTTCGTTGGATTGGAGTTGGTAGTTGTCGAAGATTAGGTCTGCTGAGAGGGAGCTAGATAGAGGCGTTAGCTAGCTAGTAGAGGGTAaatggggagaaggggggacaTACGCCCAGACTTGTGATCCCACCTCTGGGATCACGGTGAAGCGGACCGTGTCATCGTCGAGACGGATCCAGGCGATCTTCTCGAGGGAGTTCAAGGCTGCGGCGAGCTCTGCGAAACATGTTAGCAACGGCCCACATAAATGGCAATCAGCGGGCAATAATTTGGTGTGGTAATTTACTTGAAAAAGTCCTGATGTTCTTGAGATCCGTCTTGAACCGCATTTTCAATCCTCATACATGGCACATCACAGAAAAAAGGTAACACATGTGAGATGAAATGCAATCAATTAAGTTGTGCCGTCGCGTCGTGTCAGATCACAAGCTTACATCCATGGTACACACACTAAAGCTAGTGCGGGGTAGTACCTGGGGTTCCTGATCTGCCCCGCTATGCTTCCCTAGCTCCCCCGCCTAGATAAACCCCCCGTCCAGCTGTAGTCTATCGATGACAATTAAAAAGAAATCAGCCAAACGGCGCCTTCGTAGAAAACCAAAGCAGAATCCAAGTTCGTTGTAGCTGTACCCTGGCGCCTACCAAAAAATTCCATAGATATCCCCCACATGGTCGTTCATCCGTAACCCGTTTGTACACAATATTGCGTTCATGTCATCATACACAGTCCATCACTTCATCCCGTTATACCTCCTGTGGAGCTTGTgctttccaccacctctcccatccCGAATCCCTCGCTCTAGCCAGGTCCGGCTGGCCCCATAGCCCCGTCACATAAGGGGGATACTGTGGTGCCTGCCGACGATTCTCTCTTCTCCGGCGAGGGTTCAGTGCGTCGGCAATATATCGAAAAGGCCTCCATAGACGGCTCCTCTTCACCATGTACCCTGCCTGGACCCTCGCCTGATCGCAATACCCACAACTCTTCCAACCCAGATCGCCGAGTGcagttttttgttttgtagtcgccttcttcagctttgAGACTGTACCAACGCATGGCATAGGGAGCACCGGGTGTCCGCAGGAGTGGTAGGCTTTCTGGCGGCAAATCGGGCATGTTGGACGGTTGTCTGCCACAGTGCCAAGATAATGCTTGATGCAATGACTTCCGAACCGGTGTCCACAAGGCAGCTCACTCCATGTTTCTGTCGTGCCTTCTGGGTTTTCTGTGCCGACTAGGTCGGTGCAGATAGGGCATGACGCTTCCGGGTCTGGGGTTTCGATTTTCTTTTCCGACTCGACCACGGTTGGCCCGCCTTTTCGGTCGTAGAAAGCTACCATTTTCCCCATTCTGCTGTTTAGGTGAAATAGCGTCTGGAGCAGAAGAAAAGATAATAAGAGGGGAGAGCTTTTGCCGATAACAGCGGCGATTTCTGTCCAAGTCCAAGGCCTGCCTGTGGCTATTTGCACTAGCGGTACAGCCCCGGGTGACATTCAGATGAGTtgaaggggggttgttgggaaggaaggagtcccctttttgctttttgagcAGCGTTCGGCGAGAAAATAGGCGTGGAGCGGAGGGCGGACAAGGCTGCCAGCAAAAGGCAGATTGGCTGGGCTGAGTTTCTAAGCCCGAAAGAACAACATGAGAGAAACAAGCgcgagcaaaagaaaagaagtggAAGAAAACCAGGGCTCTTGGGGACAGCACAGCTGAatgtcaagaagaagatggagagagagcagGGCAGGCTGCCAGAATATATTTTGCACCCTCGACGTGTGAACTTCAGAACCAAACGACAACTGGTACCCGGAGCTCGGCCTCCCCAACTTATACCATCCACATCAACCTTAAAAGGCATGCGTCGAAGCAAACCTGACAGATGCCGGCGCGCCAATGAAATGACGCAGACACATGATCATGACCTCTCCCTCGACACTCTTGCCTAGGCTCAGCGCCGGTCCCGTCTGCCAATGGGGGGGTCAATCAAAGCTAACAGCTCCCGTCAACTAGGGCTACCCAGGACTCCCGCATCAACCTGCGTCCCTGAGGCGACTAAATTCCGACAGCTAGCATCTCGACGGGCTGCTTTCGTACGATTTGTGCTTTGGAGATTTTGAGTTTCTGCTACACGTCCTGGCATCCCCCAGCCCTAAAACGAAGCCGTTGTTTCTCCCCAGGCCCTCTTCTGTGCCTTCACCATGTTTGCTTCCGGAACTCCTTGAGGTGAGAGGACCTGGCCCGCAAGGTTCTTTCGAGACATGCATCACGGGTGGGGCACCTGATAGATCCACGCGGGCATCGAACCCACAGGCCACAGGTTCTCTCGAACTGCAACTCTCCGGCAAATGCAGATATGATTTGATGTATCGCTTTTCCCGAGGCTctgggagggtgttgaagaaggtgagcTCATGACTGCATTATTCTCTCTTGCCAATAGCTTTCGTGCGTGGCTTCGTGAAATGGTCGGCATTTCTTATCACCTTATCTACATGCCCCCCCCCTGCTGCCCACCCTCGCCGAACAGCCTTGGCAAGACACGGCCGCTTGGCAAAAGGTGAGAACCGACCACCGACCGCAAAACGCCACAAGAAAGTCCACTGCGCAAACACGACCGTTGACACCTTGACACCTTGACACCTTGACACCTTGACACCTTGACAGCCCtgtcaccaaccaccacgtCGCATCACGCATACACGATGGATTCCGCTCCAGCCCAGTCCACCGCGCTCGTTCGCAAGCGGACAGATACAGAGCtgatgccaccacctcctcgagcAAAACGCATCAAACGACCAAAGCGAGTCCTGGACGAGGATACCTACACCGATGCCTTGTCCCACATCATCGCCCGCGACTTCTTCCCCGGCCTGCTTGAGAGCGAGACCCAGCAAGAATATCTCGATGCCCTGGATTCCAAAGATGACGAGTGGATTGCGAGTGCTGGCCGCCGGCTCCAGCAAGTAGTTATGACACCTGGCCGACGACGAAACCTCGCGACTCCTTTGCGGCAGCCCTTGCAGACAACAACGGGTCAGACACCTCTGAATTTTGTGGGTGACACGCCTGCCTCGATCGCATCATCTTCGGTAACAACCGCGACCAACAAGGCAACAAATGTGGACACCAACATGTCTCTTGCAGCCTTCCAGTCGAAATACACCTCGGAAGACAACGAGTCCTTTTACAAGCTGCTCGACAGACAAAATCAAAAACACGTCGAGAAATACGCCTGGCTATGGACTGGAAACAAGCTGCCTTCAAAACAACAGCTTAAACAAAAGGAGGTGCAGGCCAAGTTGCTCGCTCAACGGGGCGCGACGGGTCTAACAGACGATGGCTTCAAAAAGGACCGACTCGCCATAATGGATCAGGATGCTTTTGAccgcccagcagcaccagatCAATGGAAGTTCAAGCCACAAAACGAGCTCATGTTCACGCCTGCTGGCATCGAAGGGGTGGAAACGGTGTcggaaagaagagaaagggaaTCAAGAATGGATCAGAAGAGGGTCGTCTACGAGAACACAAGAGTGCCGGGCCCAAATCTGAAAATCACCactgaagatgaagaagatagGTCTCGGGCTGGATCACCTACTCTATCCGAAATCCGAAACGCCATCGCCGGCAAGAGAAGAGAGTGTGACACGGAAACCAAAGCTAGCAGCGTCGCGGGAGGTGAAACGCCAAGGGTGAACGGCTATGCTTttgttgacgatgaagagCCGGAGCCAGAACCGGTCAGGAGGTCAAAATCATCAAAGGCACCGGTCATCAATCTTGGTCCGGGGGATGCAACGCCTAATCCGTTCAAAATCCAGGAACAGCGGGGACGAGAGGCGCTGCATCATcggatggtggagagaaTATCGCAATCCAAGAGAACGAGCGCAAGGCTGGGGGTGACcgggaaggtggagaggacgCCGGCGCCCAAGTTTCCTAGTAGTCCTAAGGTTGGAGCTCCGGGGCTTACACCTGCTGCGCAGAGGTTGTGGGGGAAGATTGGGGGTTCTGGGAGGGGGAACGAGTCGCCGTTTAGCGGGTCGGTGAAGGCGACTCCGAGGGCGGCGACGCCCAAGCTGAAGGGATCGGGGCTGAAGAGTATGGGGAAATAGATGGGGCGGCTGCATGGGAATGGGAGTTTGGCCTGTGATACCCTAGAGTTCTCCATTTGGTTTGAATGTTTTGTACTAGCATTTTAGATAGCGACGTGGCTTGTAGTCGGGAATGTACAATGTATTACGGAATATATGATGGTACTTTTCTTGAGGTTCTCGTGGTGGTATTCCAAACGCGCGTGGCCATCCCGCGCCCGCCAAAAACAGTGGGGCTGGTTATGTCCCGAGGCCACGGATCACTACCGGCCGCCAGGCAGGGGTCCCCGGCTCAGCTTTGGACAGGGGCTGGATCAACGTCACTCCCAAATTTTTGCGGCTCTTTCCAATTTCCTCGGCTCCGTGCCCACGAACCGGCTGGCTCCATTCGGAGTTTAGAACATCCACACAGTCTACGATATCACTCACCCGGCCTCACAATATGAGAGGTGTATCGCAGCACAATATCTCTCGATAAcgactttctttttttttctttttttcacaATCGAGAATTGAGGGATCAACTGCAGCGCAGAATGAGGTTAGCGGACCTCCTCGTCGACCTGGCCGCCGTGGCCAGTGCGTCGAAAAGCGTGGCGGCCAAGCATGTCGCGCTGAGGGCGAGGCAGGTGGAGAGGTATGGGCAGACGTCGAGTATATTGAGGGATGCTCTTCTCGGGAGGCAGAAAGCAGCacaaggtcaagaagaggaacCTCCAAatgtggagaggggggatgaggaaaaagcaacaccaccagcagcagcccaaactcaccagcagccagagccgccaaaagaaaaggaggtgtCGGGTGGCGTTCCCAAGgaagcaccaccgccgccgccgccgccggaaGAGACAACACAACCCGCTCCTACCCCAGAAAAGAAACGCCCAACCCAAGAATTCAAACCAGCCCCCTGGGCAGAAGGTTCCATCGCCCTTTTGAAGCAGGGGTTTGTCCCGCCAAGAAGACCACCAActtccctccccagcatTGGAAAACAAAAGATCGACATCCCTCTTCTGAAAGTTGACGAGACAGAAGAGGTAGATGTCAGTTCTCTGTTTCACACGTCTAAGGGGTCCAAAATCCTGGAGGCCTTGAAGTCGAAGGAGGACGAAACCAAAGAAGCGGCAGGGGAGTACGTCcaggttgctgaggctggCAAAGCCGAAAACAAGGTGGttgaaaaagaagaagagcagccATCAAAGGAGGTTGACGCAGCGCCGGCGGTGAAAGACGTGATATCCGAACCGACCAAAGAAGTCGTGGCAGAGCCAGTAAAGGAAGTCGTCTCCAAGCCTTTGGAGGAAGCCGTTTCGGAACCCATCAAAGAAGTCGTCTCCGAGCCTCTGGAAGAGGTTCTCTCAACCCCCGAAAAAGAAGCCACAGCAGAAAccactccccccccaccaccacccgcacAATACGAACTCCGCGAGTCCCGAGTCCCCTCCACCCGCCTCGGCCGGCTCTGGAACTACGGCGGCCTAGCAGCAGGCATGCTTGCCGGCGCAGTCACCGAGTCCGTCTCCCGCACCTTCaacggctcctcctcctcctcttcttcttccgtAATgctctccccatcaaacaTGACCCGCATAGTCAGCAAACTCTCCCGCATGCGCGGTGCAGCCCTCAAGCTAGGCCAGATGATGTCCTTCCAGGACGCAAAAATGCTACCCCCCCCTATCCAAGAGGTCTTGCAGCGTGTCCAAGACAGAGCAGATTACATGCCCTCCTACCAGCGCGACCGTGTCCTCGGTCAGAACTTGGGAGAGAACTGGAGGGAGCTATTCAGTGAATTCGACGAGAAACCTATTGCAGCCGCCTCGATAGGGCAGGTTCACCGCGCGGTGTTGAAACAGtctggggagagggttgcAGTCAAGATTCAGTTCCCGGGTGTGGCGGAGAGTATCAATTCTGACTTGGACAACATTGCCGTGTTGCTGACCGCGACAAAGCTGCTCCCGAAGGGGTTGTACTTGGATAAGACGATCGAGAATGCGAGGTTGGAGCTGGGGTGGGAGTGTGATTATGAGCGGGAGGCGGGGTGCGCGGAGAGATACAGGCAGAACCTGCTGTCTGATGAGGTGTTTGCCGTGCCGAGGATCTATCCCGAGGCGAGCGGGAGGCATGTGCTGACGATGGAGTGGATGTCTGGCACCGGAGTGACGCGCATCGCACCAAACCTGAcgcaagaacaaaaagatTGGATCGGGACGCAGATCTTGAGGTTGTGTCTCAGGGAAATCACAGAGTTCAAATTCATGCAGACGGACCCGAACTGGACGAATTTCTTGTACAACCCCCAGGAAAACAAGCTGGAGCTGTTGGACTTCGGGGCGTCGAGGGAGTACCCTGACTCTTTTATCAAGCTGTATGTCCAGCTTTTGGAGGCTTCGTCACGGAATGATAAAGATGCGGTGAAGGAATTGtcggaggagttggggtaCTTGACTGGTCATGAAAGCAAGCAGATGCTCGAGGCGCACTTGACGAGCGTGATGACGCTCGCGGAACCGTTCATGGAGACGGCGCCGGAGGTGTACGATTTTAGGGATCAGACGATTACGGAAAGAGTGAAAGCGCAGATTGGGGTCATGATACATGAGCGGTTGGCGCCGCCGCCCGAGGAGACGTATTCGTTGCACCGGAAGCTGTCTGGCGCGTTTTTGCTGTGTGCGAGGTTGGGCAGCAGGGTGAGGTGTAGAGAGTTGTTCCAGGACGCTCTGGAAAAGTCGGGGTATAAGAAGGACTGATGGACATGTGTAAGATCGTGTAAGATGAGTTGTTAAAATCATGCAGAAAGCGTCAAGGCAAGCTGTGTCGTGTCTTGGGTAGAAGACGCCTGGAGAGCATGTCTGCTAAAAGAGATTACTATTttaccaaccccctccacgaATAATCACAACTACATCCGGGATCAAGACAAGCAAACGTACCCTAGCGCTTACTATAGCTATGTCTGACTTAATGATATTATAGTTGGAATGTTAATAGGAACGACGAACGGGCCGACTAATAGACGACCCGCTCACCGTCACTATCAACCAACCATTCCAACCACCTACAAACCCCTACCCTTCCCAACTCGTGCCCCAtaaccccccaaacaaatCACCgatcctccaccgtcctccGAGCCCAAGGCAgcaacttcttctccttacccgccaccttcttcctcctcctctcaatCGCCCTATCCACCTGccccttcttcatccccttgaacgtctccaccaccaccctcttcttctgctcgcTCTTCTTCAGATAGAAAGGATTCTTCCCCTGCCTCaccagctccttctccttcttcttgtgctCATCCAGCACCTTTTGCGCCTtgtccttcctctcctgcgccttcttcttgctctccaTCGACAGCAACGCCTTCTgcagcttctccttctcctccgcgttcttgctcttcttgatcGCCACCCGAAGCTCCTGCATCTCCTTCTCGCGGTACTCATCCAAAAAAGCGTACGCTTTTCGGGCTTTGATCTCGTCTATTTTCGACGTGGCCGACATGGTGGAGGGCGCAAAGAAGCGGGGGTCGCGATGCTGGGGTTTGGTCGAGGTCgggtcgaggaggaagtcACGGCGGCGGGAGACCTGGCGTTTTGACGACAACTCGACAGGGGCGTGTTTGCTTGTGCGGGAGGGCTTTTCCAGGGGTTTCTTGTGATTCTTCTCAAGAGAAAacttgttgtcgttgttgttgttaccCCGAGAGCTGGACGCTTCGGAAGCGGCGCTGCTGGAGCGGCGCTTGCgcttgttgagcttgtcgCCTAGGGCTGCTTgggctttggcgagggcgcCAAAGGAGagctggtgggtgggttggggggtgtcATCTTCCGAttcatcctcgccgtcttcGGGGTCTGAGCCGAGTTCAGAGTTTTCCTGGGAAGATTTTGTTAGCATTTTGTTCTGAAAGTGAAAATATGGCGAGTTGCAAACCTCATCGCTGCCGCTTCTCATCTCAGCCTCACTCAtgacctcgtcctcttcacTGTCAAACCCGGCACCCTCCTCACTTGGCGCATCGCTCATCTCCTCGACATCTGATTCAGGCTCCGGCTCATACCTGGGGCGAACGCGCCTTTGCAGGAGAGTGGCAGGCGGCTGCTTGCGTTTGACGGATGACATGGTGGTTTATGAGTGACGCTTGTTTGCAAAGTACCGGCAGGAGTGATGAGCGTGAATGAGAATAACTGAGTCAGGTATTGAGATTCTGTATCGCTTGTTTAGATTGTTTGACGGTGTGTAGTGTCGGTGCCGTCttgggtggttgatgagatttCGCGATAGAAGGCGAACCTTGATTGCCATGTAGTTGACCAGTTGGAAAAAAATGTTGGAGAGCAAGCAACGTGCTGCACTAACAGAAACGGGTGGAAAGTATGGTGGTAGCTGTTTACACCGTACATAGACCCACTTTTCGCGGATGGCTATGTTCTTTATAGCAGTATGGCAACAGCCATCAGTTCAACAGAGCAGGATACAAGAAAATCACAGGTGATTCGAAGTTCGACAGGCTCAGTAGCCTAAAAGAATATCTATATTCATACCATCCGCATACAGCCCCAAATCaagtcatcatcttcatcaagtGCAAGCAACAAGCTCTGGTATCATTCTCCCTAACAAAATCACTACCCAAACGCCATTCCCATGATCGCTATGACATCAAACCTAACAGACCGCCCATTCATGACATAAACTGTACAAATCCGCTCCCCAAGCCTTAAAACCGCGGCCTTTTACTAGGAGCATCACCGCCACTGCCCCTCGACTCCCGCgctctcttcctctcaagctcctccatcatGATCCTCTCCCCAGCACTCATCTTCTTCGGCTGCGCAACCATGACCTTCTTGGGCGCCCCAGCAAGCGCGTTCCTAAACACATTCTTCGCCGCCGGTGGCTTAACCCCAAACTTCAACGACACCTTCGCCGgtggtgccgccgccgccgccccctcAGCAGGCttaccctccccctcctttatctccccctcctttatctccccctccttcttctccccctcctttttctccccatcgttcttctccgcctggtccttcccctcaaccttctcttcccccccactCCCCGGCGTTGGCGTCGGTGTCGTACTCTCACCCTTCTTCCCAAAACTCAACTtaatcctctccccctcctccctcctcaactctttttccctctccccctccaaatccacccccctctcctccgcctccctcctaGCCCGTTCAATCTGCCCCCTCAAAAcagccatctccctctcctcatcccccttgtccatcatctccctcctcctaaccgcctccctcctcctcatcgcctcAGGACTGTCATCCACCCAAGCAATAAACAacccatcctccttctccacaaCCCTACAAATCCCCTCCCGCCCAATGTACTTCACAAACTCCGTCAAGCTATGCCACTTCGTCGCATTCAAATGAACATGATCCTTCTTTGCAATCACCTCCTGATAGAATTTATTCGCGTGAATCTCCTTTTCTCCATGGCTCGTCTTGAGAAGGGAGATAAACTCTTGTTGGAACGCACGGGAGTAATCGTCGGTGACTTGCTTGATGTTGTGCCCTACAGACAGCGCGCGCCGGGTGTGCGATTCGGACTGGCAGTGCATCTTGAAGGCATTCTCGTCTCTGCAGGCCTTTTCGCAGATTTGGCAGAACCAGCGGAGGCGCGTGAGGCCTTTTTGCTTCATCTTGTTGGAGAGGTATTTGGTTGAGCCGACTTCTGCTTTGCCCAtggttgatgaagggggggaaactCGCTGCGCGCGAGCCGAGCGGAGGTAGGAAGGGTAGGTGGGTGGTTTAAATGACGGGAATGGTCGTCGCGATTATTTGACGAGGGTCGAGGACTCGAGGTTTGGTGGGTGATGCGAAAGGCGAGTTTGCGACAGGTTTTGGGAAGCGTGGAAGGTAGAAAGGCGTGAATGCGAGGGGGAAGCAAAGTCGCCCCCACAAGGCTGATTGATTAACGGGCTGGGCTGAAAGGCTCGGCGCCGGAGCTCTTtcacaaccctaacccgatTTTGATCAAGCAAGAGGGCAGAACAGTTACTAAATGATGCTCGCAATATTCACACATAGACACCCGGTTTATCCAAAACCTTCCATGTATGATTCCTTTTAAACATATACTGTACTAATCCCTTCGAAG
Proteins encoded in this window:
- the RRP36 gene encoding rRNA biogenesis protein rrp36 (COG:A; EggNog:ENOG503NV5Q; BUSCO:EOG09265M98); this translates as MSSVKRKQPPATLLQRRVRPRYEPEPESDVEEMSDAPSEEGAGFDSEEDEVMSEAEMRSGSDEENSELGSDPEDGEDESEDDTPQPTHQLSFGALAKAQAALGDKLNKRKRRSSSAASEASSSRGNNNNDNKFSLEKNHKKPLEKPSRTSKHAPVELSSKRQVSRRRDFLLDPTSTKPQHRDPRFFAPSTMSATSKIDEIKARKAYAFLDEYREKEMQELRVAIKKSKNAEEKEKLQKALLSMESKKKAQERKDKAQKVLDEHKKKEKELVRQGKNPFYLKKSEQKKRVVVETFKGMKKGQVDRAIERRRKKVAGKEKKLLPWARRTVEDR
- a CDS encoding hypothetical protein (COG:A; EggNog:ENOG503NVZ2), whose translation is MGKAEVGSTKYLSNKMKQKGLTRLRWFCQICEKACRDENAFKMHCQSESHTRRALSVGHNIKQVTDDYSRAFQQEFISLLKTSHGEKEIHANKFYQEVIAKKDHVHLNATKEMAVLRGQIERARREAEERGVDLEGEREKELRREEGERIKLSFGKKGESTTPTPTPGSGGEEKVEGKDQAEKNDGEKKEGEKKEGEIKEGEIKEGEGKPAEGAAAAAPPAKVSLKFGVKPPAAKNVFRNALAGAPKKVMVAQPKKMSAGERIMMEELERKRARESRGSGGDAPSKRPRF
- a CDS encoding hypothetical protein (BUSCO:EOG09262Z14; EggNog:ENOG503NWR2; COG:S) is translated as MRLADLLVDLAAVASASKSVAAKHVALRARQVERYGQTSSILRDALLGRQKAAQGQEEEPPNVERGDEEKATPPAAAQTHQQPEPPKEKEVSGGVPKEAPPPPPPPEETTQPAPTPEKKRPTQEFKPAPWAEGSIALLKQGFVPPRRPPTSLPSIGKQKIDIPLLKVDETEEVDVSSLFHTSKGSKILEALKSKEDETKEAAGEYVQVAEAGKAENKVVEKEEEQPSKEVDAAPAVKDVISEPTKEVVAEPVKEVVSKPLEEAVSEPIKEVVSEPLEEVLSTPEKEATAETTPPPPPPAQYELRESRVPSTRLGRLWNYGGLAAGMLAGAVTESVSRTFNGSSSSSSSSVMLSPSNMTRIVSKLSRMRGAALKLGQMMSFQDAKMLPPPIQEVLQRVQDRADYMPSYQRDRVLGQNLGENWRELFSEFDEKPIAAASIGQVHRAVLKQSGERVAVKIQFPGVAESINSDLDNIAVLLTATKLLPKGLYLDKTIENARLELGWECDYEREAGCAERYRQNLLSDEVFAVPRIYPEASGRHVLTMEWMSGTGVTRIAPNLTQEQKDWIGTQILRLCLREITEFKFMQTDPNWTNFLYNPQENKLELLDFGASREYPDSFIKLYVQLLEASSRNDKDAVKELSEELGYLTGHESKQMLEAHLTSVMTLAEPFMETAPEVYDFRDQTITERVKAQIGVMIHERLAPPPEETYSLHRKLSGAFLLCARLGSRVRCRELFQDALEKSGYKKD
- a CDS encoding hypothetical protein (EggNog:ENOG503P9CR; COG:O); the protein is MGKMVAFYDRKGGPTVVESEKKIETPDPEASCPICTDLVGTENPEGTTETWSELPCGHRFGSHCIKHYLGTVADNRPTCPICRQKAYHSCGHPVLPMPCVGTVSKLKKATTKQKTALGDLGWKSCGYCDQARVQAGYMVKRSRLWRPFRYIADALNPRRRRENRRQAPQYPPYVTGLWGQPDLARARDSGWERWWKAQAPQEV
- the hus1 gene encoding Checkpoint protein hus1 (COG:O; EggNog:ENOG503NXPT); the protein is MRFKTDLKNIRTFSKLAAALNSLEKIAWIRLDDDTVRFTVIPEVGSQVWASLSADLIFDNYQLQSNEPANTINLELPLAPLQRALRSAINSHNANLRLTKKDGAPMLSMVIHTMTKDSGGPNPAAPHSRSAADDDDNDPFNTPSPFPTEPLELQMRREREKIITQDIPVRVLHPDTVETIMQPKVREPDVHIQLPPLLQLKAISDRFTKLAMTAASTSSSSHNNIVTKDPKLELSANMHGSLRLRLRTDTLDITSVWDGLENPELDPSQLAMPLEEHPSTVFREAGRDKWATVRVDGKDWSRVLSVGRLEGRVIACFSDEHALILYVYVPHSSGGVGEMEDVVTYYVSSFSS
- a CDS encoding hypothetical protein (EggNog:ENOG503NX6G; COG:S) encodes the protein MDSAPAQSTALVRKRTDTELMPPPPRAKRIKRPKRVLDEDTYTDALSHIIARDFFPGLLESETQQEYLDALDSKDDEWIASAGRRLQQVVMTPGRRRNLATPLRQPLQTTTGQTPLNFVGDTPASIASSSVTTATNKATNVDTNMSLAAFQSKYTSEDNESFYKLLDRQNQKHVEKYAWLWTGNKLPSKQQLKQKEVQAKLLAQRGATGLTDDGFKKDRLAIMDQDAFDRPAAPDQWKFKPQNELMFTPAGIEGVETVSERRERESRMDQKRVVYENTRVPGPNLKITTEDEEDRSRAGSPTLSEIRNAIAGKRRECDTETKASSVAGGETPRVNGYAFVDDEEPEPEPVRRSKSSKAPVINLGPGDATPNPFKIQEQRGREALHHRMVERISQSKRTSARLGVTGKVERTPAPKFPSSPKVGAPGLTPAAQRLWGKIGGSGRGNESPFSGSVKATPRAATPKLKGSGLKSMGK